In Oryzihumus leptocrescens, the following are encoded in one genomic region:
- the groL gene encoding chaperonin GroEL (60 kDa chaperone family; promotes refolding of misfolded polypeptides especially under stressful conditions; forms two stacked rings of heptamers to form a barrel-shaped 14mer; ends can be capped by GroES; misfolded proteins enter the barrel where they are refolded when GroES binds) — MAKIIAFDEEARRGLERGMNTLADAVKVTLGPKGRNVVLEKKWGAPTITNDGVSIAKEIELEEPYEKIGAELVKEVAKKTDDVAGDGTTTATVLAQALVREGLRNVAAGANPMALKRGIEKAVEAVSAQLLTMAKDVETKEQIASTASISAADPQIGEMIAEAMDKVGKEGVITVEESNTFGLELELTEGMRFDKGYISPYFVTDTERMETVLEDPYVLVLNSKISNVKDLLPLLEKVMQSGKPLAIIAEDVEGEALATLIVNKIRGTFKSVAVKAPGFGDRRKAMLQDIAILTGGQVISEEVGLKLENAGLDLLGTARKVVVTKDETTIVEGSGDSDQIQGRVNQIRAEIEKSDSDYDREKLQERLAKLAGGVAVIKAGAATEVELKERKHRIEDAVRNAKAAVEEGIVAGGGVALLQATDAAFEKLELEGDEATGANIVRVAAEAPLKQIAINAGLEGGVVAEKVRNLPSGHGLNAANGEYVDLIAEGIIDPAKVTRSALQNAASIAALFLTTEAVIADKPEKAAPAAPGGGDMGGMDF; from the coding sequence ATGGCCAAGATCATCGCTTTCGATGAGGAGGCTCGCCGCGGTCTCGAGCGGGGCATGAACACCCTCGCCGACGCCGTCAAGGTGACCCTCGGTCCCAAGGGCCGCAACGTCGTGCTGGAGAAGAAGTGGGGCGCCCCCACGATCACCAACGACGGTGTGAGCATCGCCAAGGAGATCGAGCTCGAGGAGCCGTACGAGAAGATCGGCGCCGAGCTCGTCAAGGAAGTTGCCAAGAAGACCGACGACGTGGCCGGTGACGGCACCACGACCGCCACGGTCCTGGCCCAGGCGCTGGTGCGCGAGGGTCTGCGCAACGTCGCCGCGGGCGCCAACCCGATGGCCCTCAAGCGCGGCATCGAGAAGGCCGTCGAGGCCGTCTCCGCCCAGCTGCTGACGATGGCCAAGGACGTCGAGACCAAGGAGCAGATCGCCTCCACCGCCTCGATCTCCGCTGCTGACCCCCAGATCGGCGAGATGATCGCCGAGGCCATGGACAAGGTCGGCAAGGAAGGCGTCATCACCGTCGAGGAGAGCAACACCTTCGGCCTCGAGCTCGAGCTCACCGAGGGCATGCGCTTCGACAAGGGCTACATCAGCCCCTACTTCGTGACCGACACCGAGCGCATGGAGACCGTGCTCGAGGACCCCTACGTCCTCGTGCTCAACTCCAAGATCAGCAACGTCAAGGACCTGCTGCCGCTGCTCGAGAAGGTCATGCAGTCCGGCAAGCCGCTGGCGATCATCGCCGAGGACGTCGAGGGCGAGGCCCTGGCCACGCTGATCGTCAACAAGATCCGCGGCACCTTCAAGTCCGTCGCCGTCAAGGCCCCGGGCTTCGGTGACCGCCGCAAGGCCATGCTGCAGGACATCGCGATCCTGACCGGTGGCCAGGTCATCTCCGAGGAGGTCGGCCTCAAGCTCGAGAACGCCGGTCTGGACCTGCTGGGCACCGCCCGCAAGGTCGTCGTCACCAAGGACGAGACCACCATCGTCGAGGGCTCGGGCGACTCCGACCAGATCCAGGGCCGGGTCAACCAGATCCGCGCCGAGATCGAGAAGTCGGACTCCGACTACGACCGCGAGAAGCTCCAGGAGCGCCTCGCCAAGCTCGCCGGCGGCGTGGCCGTCATCAAGGCGGGCGCGGCCACCGAGGTCGAGCTCAAGGAGCGCAAGCACCGCATCGAGGACGCCGTCCGCAACGCGAAGGCTGCCGTCGAGGAGGGCATCGTCGCCGGTGGTGGCGTGGCCCTGCTGCAGGCCACCGACGCCGCGTTCGAGAAGCTCGAGCTCGAGGGTGACGAGGCCACCGGCGCCAACATCGTGCGCGTCGCGGCCGAGGCCCCGCTCAAGCAGATCGCGATCAACGCCGGCCTCGAGGGTGGCGTCGTGGCGGAGAAGGTGCGCAACCTTCCTTCCGGCCACGGCCTCAACGCGGCCAACGGCGAGTACGTCGACCTGATCGCCGAGGGCATCATCGACCCGGCCAAGGTCACGCGCTCCGCGCTGCAGAACGCCGCCTCCATCGCGGCGCTGTTCCTCACCACCGAGGCCGTCATCGCCGACAAGCCCGAGAAGGCGGCCCCGGCTGCCCCGGGTGGCGGCGACATGGGTGGCATGGACTTCTGA